The genomic segment ccccattttattaataattatataatggaatgattttcctttttttattatgaacttaaaaatattatataacatcacatatatatatatatattaaatataatggaTAAaacatttcaaaaaaaaaaaaaaaaaaaaaaaaaaatatttggaAACATAACTAATTAAACATTAAATCAAAATAGTTTTGATCTTTAGAATCAtctgcaaaaaaaaaaaaaaaaaaaaaaaaaaaaaaagaattttaattttaaataagatATATGCAAGAAAaattgtatacatatatatatatatatatatatatgtgtgtatttcTCCATTTGGTtaccattttttttgtttatattggTTTGATTAGATTTATTTGGTGCTGtttcaaataataacatgTCGATATTACTTTTTGTTTTCTGTGATTCTTCCATATGATCACCAATATGGTTTGTTTCATTTCCTTGATGATAAgtcattttatcatttttataagatTTCATCATATCTCGATCATGTAAATTTTTGTCGTTAGTTATTTCCTTTCCTGTTTTATTATCTAGCCAGCTTAGTCTCAAAACCTGAATATAATAAGTGTTCACACGTGAACAAATTTAATACATGtgttaaaatgaaaaataaatacataaatataaatatatatatatatatatatatgtatatatattcatttatatgtgCTATTTCTTGGATATCGCATATTCATTAATTTCATTCCATTAAtttgaaataatattatatatataattatttgttcacttaaattattttattattattatttttttttttatttacttttGCATATATGCAAGAATTCAGACTAGGCACAGGAGATGATTCATCAGTAACATCAACCCAAGcaggaatattattatgaaggATTTTAAATCTacatataaagaataaaataaaataaaaaaatataaataacaaatatgGAATacatttacaaatatatacggaaatatttatatatcacaAGTCCTTTTTAAGAAAACACCTATTTTGTTGCtgatcaaatatatatatatatatatatatatatatatatatatatttatatatttatttatttatttatttattcattcattcatttttatattaaccTGAAGTGGTATGTTCCCATCAAAGGAAATTCATGTTTGATATCCTTCAATGTTATGGAACCTATAggctttaaaatataaaaaacgtTTTGTGaatttttatcttctttatcatttattatatgataaaatacaACAGTAGGTTTTGACATTTTTATTCGATGATCAAATAggtatatacaaaaaaaaaaaaaaaaaaaaaaaaaaaaaaaaaaaaaaaaattataatataatataataaaaggttGTAAAAATTGATTATGCTATTATTTCATGTATTATCCCTTAATTTCACTttgattatattatttaaaaacgatttattaaacaaaaaaacctTAACATATTACAAGATATATTCCAAAtacttaataatatatatatgtatatatattcatttacaTGTTGTccatgtgtatatatttaaaatgaatCTCAcaattttacatttttaacaaaaacatataaaatataaacaaaaaatatatattaatgtctatgattataaaaaaaaaaatatatgaataggatatatttacatataaaaggaaaaaaaaaaaaaaaaaaaaaaaaaaaaaaaaaaatcatatatatatattatatatatatatatatttatttattttctcacAATGAAAAAGTCAAAATGaagtattttaaaaaaaagaactacAAATTTTTAAGGAAAtagttaaaaatatatttttttaaaaggattaaaaaaatataagaaaaaataataatatataaataaataatgaaatatataatgtattatacatcacatattatatatcataagttcattatatatttaaaaaagataatttatttttgaaatgtaaaaatataaaatgaacttttttttttttttttttttttttttttctctttttacattgatttttaattatatatcaatGTAACATATTATGGAAGGGGGAAATAAACGTAAtacttattaattttatatatatatatatattttttttttgtttagtTTTGTatgatcatatatatatatatatatatatttaaattacatTAAAAagattctttatatatatcttgaaaatgatgatatagaattttttattatatggttAAACTTAATACTTTatagaattattatatatattatatatatattaaatatatatatgattatttataataatagttacAATATTCTAGGcccataaaaatatatgtgcatAATTTGGTATGGAAGTAAAACTAATTGTTTATTAGTATGTTGATTTATTATGTaggtacatatttttattatttttaaaagttgatatctataaaaaagtaaggagataacaaaaaatgaaaaaatataaataaataataaaaacactAATATCACGTTCaagattattataaatatataaatatataaatatggttgcaataatatgtttataatatatacaagttttttttttttttttttttttgtttttttaaatagtTACAATCTAtacaatcaaaaaaaaaaaaaatatatatatatatatatatatatataaatatttaaataataattttgtcttttttttatcttttttttttcttttttttttttttatctatatttatatataatttaataatatatatataatatgattcatatatctaatatttatgatattaaAAACGGTTCTGTTAAAATTTTtcagaaaaacaaaaaaaatataaaatctaaaaatatatgtattttcttCTTAGGATGTAATATATTCACTAAAAAATTGCATgcaataaattttttttttttttttttcttttttttatttatgtttaatatttatatttatataattgttaaaagttttacttttttattaaacatttaaatatgcaaaaattgaaaaaaaaaaaaaaaaaatataatattatatatatatatatatattatatatatatatagtgttGTATAGATGTATTAAAATTGGTTTTggtgtttttattttttgaaaggattattaatttaattatatatatattatggaatataaaataattatattttaagtaaaaattaaataatataaaaaacaattattttaatagtattatatatatatatatatatatatatatatatttatgttgtgAGCATATATCTGCATACATCCCAGATAttttatagatataaaaCGTTTTTGTTTACACGTTTGAGAGGTGTCTGTTTAAATATTTGTCCATATTGTAACTACAAGATGAAGGATATAAAAGTGTTGCTCAAAAAATTgcatattaataaagaaaaagagtTTGAAAAGGATGTTAGACTTTTATTTGatatgaagaaatatatagaatGTTTAACAAAAagaagtagtaataataataataatgataataataatgataagacTAATTGctgtattataaataacaataGTAATAGATTAAATTCTGAGGATATGTTTAAAGATTCCATAAAGATAAAGGAAGACAATTTGTTGAAGATCAAACATTCGTATAATAATCCTATTGAATATATAGAaagattatataaagaaCTTAAAGGTAGAACTCCTTTTGAATAtggttattataaaaatgtactaaataattataataaatatgattattataattatataatgaacaataatcataatttattgcaagaaaatatatcaaatgaattatatcataataataataataataataataataataataattcatgTGATAAGAATtatcttaataatataaaagaaaaatgtgaaaacttaatgatattttttcatatgtatttaataagaaaatattgtgaaaagaattattatgaatgcttacataataaat from the Plasmodium falciparum 3D7 genome assembly, chromosome: 14 genome contains:
- a CDS encoding DIX domain-containing protein, putative; the protein is MSKPTVVFYHIINDKEDKNSQNVFYILKPIGSITLKDIKHEFPLMGTYHFRFKILHNNIPAWVDVTDESSPVPSLNSCIYAKVLRLSWLDNKTGKEITNDKNLHDRDMMKSYKNDKMTYHQGNETNHIGDHMEESQKTKSNIDMLLFETAPNKSNQTNINKKNDDSKDQNYFDLMFN